In Zea mays cultivar B73 chromosome 7, Zm-B73-REFERENCE-NAM-5.0, whole genome shotgun sequence, the following proteins share a genomic window:
- the LOC103633346 gene encoding uncharacterized protein has protein sequence MAPAIAAMLTMLLLLTAHAFAGHVESEHLGGRQAQGLQEPPLVAGGAFPDSQCAETRLYRGPCVEMLCAAACLVQMRHGGHCRGNFVKGRCYCLSCS, from the exons ATGGCTCCAGCGATTGCCGCCATGCTCACGATGCTTCTGCTGCTCACCGCTCATGCCTTTGCAG GTCACGTGGAAAGCGAGCATCTGGGCGGAAGGCAAGCCCAAGGGCTGCAGGAGCCTCCCCTCGTCGCCGGCGGAGCGTTCCCAGATAGCCAATGTGCCGAGACGCGTCTGTACAGAGGGCCGTGCGTGGAGATGCTGTGCGCCGCCGCTTGCCTGGTGCAGATGCGCCATGGCGGACACTGCAGGGGAAACTTCGTCAAGGGCCGCTGCTACTGCCTCTCGTGCTCTTGA